In Nocardia sp. NBC_01327, the genomic stretch AGCGCGCCGGTCTCAATTCCGCGCTGCGCAGCCTGCACGAACCGGACATCATCGAAACCAAGGTCGCCGCCGGGCTGGTGATCCTGGAAACCCTCCCGCCGCAGGGCGGCAAGATCATCCTCACCCCCGAGCAGGCCGACTGCTGGCTCAATGCGCTCAATGACGTCCGCCTGGCGCTGGGCACCGCGCTCGATATCGACGCCGACACACCCGAACATCTGGACCAGGACGATCCGCGCGCCCCCAGCCTCGACGTCTACCACTGGCTGACCTGGATGCAGGACTCGCTGCTGCAAGCGCTCATGCCCTAGCCGTCCGGCTCGGGATACCGTCGGCTCGGAGGTGAAGTCCGTGAACAGTGCTGCGGGACCACAGAATTCGATCACCGACGTGCCGGGCGTGCTGGTGGGACACCAGCACTCGATCGACCCGGACGCGACCCTCGGATCCGGCGCGGCCACCGGCTGCACGGTGCTGCGCGTACCGGGCGGCGCGACCGCCTCGGTGGATGTGCGCGGCGGCGGACCGGGTACCCGCGAAACCGATCTGCTCGACCCCGGCAATACGGTGCGCCAGGTGAATGCGGTGCTGCTTACCGGCGGCAGCGCCTACGGCCTGGCCGCTGCCGACGGCGTCATGCGCTGGCTGGAGGAGCACGGCGAAGGCATTCCGATGGATCCCGCCGATCCGTCCCGGGTGGTGCCCATCGTGCCGGGCGCGGTGATCTTCGATCTTCCGGTGGGGG encodes the following:
- the aosR gene encoding oxidative stress transcriptional regulator AosR produces the protein MRKWSRKNSLSGLKLRSEMDAHEAEVLRSLVGAVTGLLTDRAQSAPEDELAALTGLQLGNTTPPDDPRLARLLPDFHRSEPGSPDAERAGLNSALRSLHEPDIIETKVAAGLVILETLPPQGGKIILTPEQADCWLNALNDVRLALGTALDIDADTPEHLDQDDPRAPSLDVYHWLTWMQDSLLQALMP